atatatatatattttttattataaatatagttaTAATATCCATATAGGCTTAAAAGGaatcaaataatataatattttaagtcTAAAATAGgtccaaatttttattttaaatttttaagtataacttttactattattattattattattattattattattaagggCTCTTTATCTCTTATTTCGCATAGACCCCGTAAAATATTAAGACCGGTCCTATTTGAAACACGTTCATTCATGATGAAGCATGCATATTGATGAGAATTGGGATCGAAGGACCTCAAGTTGAGTTTTATCTTCGGTACCTGCATTGGGAGATGTCCCTGGGATACACTGTGACAATCAAGTTATTGAGGGCAAGATTACAATGTATAGGAGGGACGGaaggtagagagagaaaatgtTAGATCTTTTACCGTGGAGTGGGATCTCCTTATTTATAGGTGAGGCCTGTGAGGCGGTACAAACTCCATAATGCCCCTGACTAACATGTTGATTTCTCGTTAGGGCATCATGTGTGACCCTTTGGATCCAGATGCTTCATCACATATTCTTTTGACAATAATTACAATTTTTGAGAATATAAGTAACGAAAAAACGTTGCAATTACATTACTAACTTCTATCGAGCTTAATACTTTTTGTCAAGATGTAACGAGTACAAAAGAAACGCATAAAAATAACAATACCAATATGTAACgggcacaaaaaaaaaagtctgttgcaaaatttgtttttttgtatCACGTACTTTGACGCGCGcccattaataaaaataaattattgtaaTTGTAACACGTTTCAGTTCGTAATGACCTCATCTGCTACTTaaaccactttttttttttttttatcgttatCAATATTCTTAGTGCCTTTTAAGGAGGTAATGTCTCAACAAGATAATAAGATTTGGGGTTAACatattagtctttaatttgCTTTTGGCGAATTATTAGATTTTTCGACAACAAAAAGAATTAATTGGAAGAGGTTTTTGGCGTTTGTAGTTTTTCACGGGAGAGGAAGTTGTCCTGTGCAAAATGTTAAAGAGAGAAGTTGGAGTTTCTTGTAAAAAAAACACATTCTAGAGCTTGATTTATTTaaagatattattataaattcaaTCTACCTAAAAGACTTGTGTCAAAATTAATTCACACAACTTGCACCAAATAGCATActcttataatttataatttgcaAAAGAAAAACACTCTGaagcattttttttataataagccaatagattttaataatttaataaataattatttttttaaaataatttatttttcaaagaatttttttagaaaaaaatatatgctaTTTATGGATCTTTAAAACTAAAGAAAGCAAATCTAAAATAGATAAATTGGTTTTGAAATGGAAAGTTCACTAATTGCTTTCCCGTCATCATCCACCATCCCAACCTAATTTCTtagatatttttgttctttcAGTTTCAAATTAATTTACCAAAATTTTAAAACAACAATTATCTTGTTTCACGATTTGACATTCTGAGAacgatatattttttatcaatattatttttgttatttatttcgTATTTCTCTCCTTATATGTTACTCTCTTTTTTTTCCCTAAATGAGTTATTTCCGACTTTAGTATTACTAAAATTTCTTGTTAGATAGAAAAGTACCGGTCTCCCATGGCTGCTGTTATGAGTGTATGTTGTTTTTTGTTAGAATGGGAAGAGGTGCGGAAGGAGGCGGCTGGTCGAGTTTGGGAGGTTCTGTATGAATTGGAACAGACGACGGTCAATTAGCAAAAGCCAATTGTTGGTTATGTTGTATAGTTTTGGTGTGAGAGCAGTTCTTCGGTGTTGTACCAGTAATTTTATTGCATGTTGTAGCTCTTTTGCAGCAGGTAGTATTTAAGTTTCGCTAGTCGATGTGTTAGCTCTCCGTGGTGCAATACTCCAAATGGTTTCACTTTACTTTTGGAATGTTCAGTTTGAAACGGATTCCAAATGGGTGGTGGATTGTATTTCGATAAAGGTCCATGATATTACTGATTTTGGGGTTGTTATCGAAGAAATTCGAGATTTGTTACTTATCTATTCAAATTGTTGTGTTACTTTTATCCCTAGATTAGCGAACTGTGTAGCTCATTCAATGGTTTGGCATTCCCGTTCCAATACTAATTTTTTTAGTGACGTTGTTGTTTCTAGTTATTTAGATAATTCTCATTCTAATGCTCTTTGTATTAACAATATTTCTATTTCTTAATAATAATTAGtcgtttctaaaaaaaaaacatatatcatATAAGAGAAATAAAATGTCAATCCAAAACGTTAATTttataatatcaaataaaaacaaaaaaaaaactttaaaattagtttttttttttctgaaacgCTACTATTCTCATAAAAAGACTAAAAGTTAATGTTGTATAAAACGTAACTAAACACTATATTTCTCACATTTAAAATGAAACACTAAACAATTGATCCAAAATACAAAACCAAACACtattgagataattttaaccgtGAAGATTCATTTAAGAGTGGTCGACAACTGAAAATGAGATCaattacaaaaaataatatgggtaaataattataagatcCTTATGATTTTACTTAACATACTAGTAAGTCCATCATGTTATTATAAtgtccttaagttttattttaatcaattttttagTCCTTCCATCTGTTTTTATGAATGAAAGTTCAAAATTGCCCCTAGTtatacacataaaaaaaaaattatcttttagTGTCAagattaatctaaaaattttaataaaaattttgaactacatatactccaaaattaatatactttaaaaactgtattatttattttcttaaattttaatgatttatttctttatttttttaatatagtatctttaaactaacataaattattattatttttctacgatttttaaaatcatatttatttttttcttcttttctaaaCTTTATTAGAGATATAAACAATTACTTTTTGCAATATTATAGTCTTActctattttgataatttttaaaatatttttcattcaatttttttgtcaataaattttacgttgttaaattaaagttttataattatataaaaattaataaatcaattactttatattgaagGTATTGtgatcatatatataaaaaaaaaaggaaaaatggatgttttattattaaaacatagagTAAAGGGtcattttggtattttaaaattgatttagtgtagtttgaccattgactcaaACATAAGGATTAAGGagttaagaaaaataaaaactaaaggattaaataattatttttaaaaacaaatgGACTAAGTAGcgtattaggtaaaaacacatggaccttataattatttatccaaaaaatatataaaaaaatcttaTAGTTTGTCAAATTTATAAACAGAACGATgtgatttaaaaatttacaaatagaagtttgtgatatattttatttataaaataaagtaattCAAATatattgttaaatttttttttttatgaatatatTATTAAGTTTTGATTACAACCAATAATATGTTAAACAGAAAGTCTACCATGGCTTCCTGAAAAATTAGACAAGACTGACTTCAGTGTTTGTCTAGATTTTTGAATATGAATTGTAGAATCACTCATATTTATCGAGAGGGCAATCAGGCGGCGGATCAACTTGTTTGTTTTGGCAAAACAGCTACTGCTCTTATATGGTGGCATTCGGCTCATCATTTTTGTCAATCGTCTGTTTTTGACGACTTATGTAATGTTGCACATGTtcgtttttcttaattttctgttttgaacctttttattttctttctcctccctttgtaattttttttttttattaataatatttcggGTTGATTTGATGtgttaggggtgccaacctaattGGGATGTCTAACCACTTAATCATGTCCCAATCTTTCATGCAAAAAAGATTACAACcaataatatttttatcttttatttttttcttacatACCGATAAAACAAAATCATTCCAAAAAAATACATCTTTCTAAGTCGAAACTATAAATTATATGACGGATAATTTAGTATTACCTCCGCCTcataatataagtcattctagaaatttttacacaaattaagaaatacaattaatgtagaacataattaatgaattttacattggttaagttaaaaaaaattatctttcaTATAATGGTTGGACAATAAATATTGGAATGTTAAAAAAACatatagataaaaataaaaaatttaatgcttgaccaaaaaactaaactaaaaattcttaaaaaaccAAAACGATTTatattttgcaaaaaaaaaaagttactttCTAAAATTACTTATATAATGAGACagagaaaataatttataaactaaattgatatttaaattcattttactaTTTCGATTTTGGACTCTATATTTTATGAATGACCTAATGCATACCCaaccccctaaagttgtccgttttgttcatttaagcCCCTCATcttacgggacaaccctttaaccccctaaactccataaaaatggtatttctcacccccttaacttgtccaaatttgtcattttacctattctcaactcatcgaatatcctatttacccccttaactccataaaagtggtatttctcaccacttatgatcctatttaccctcttaatttcataaaaatggtatttcttatccctttatagtagtaaaaaaagttgaatggagaaagaacgaataaaaaatacaaataacaagaacattaatataaacaagttaaatacattatatgtagggataatgtaccgaaatgggcctatgatttttggggaagtatcaatttaggttccacttttatggaaaacataaatataggtttaacgtttaaaaaaagttatcaatttaggcttcgataacggattgtaaggggtgaaaaataccacttttatggagttaagggggtaaatagaacattctatgaattggggggataaatggacaagttaagggggtgagaaataccatttttatggagtttatGGGGTTAAAGAGTTGTCCCGTAAGGTGAGGgagttaaatgaacaaaacggaCAACTTTAAGGGGCTGGGTATACATTAGGCCTTtatgaatatataaaaataatttcaaataaaaataaaaaactcttTGATATTCCTtagaataatttaattttaaatgttttattttcaaaaataaatagagAAATCAACTCAAAGGTCCATCTCGAACCGATTAATAAGAGGTATACCCTACCAGCCACTGTTGAACGAACCGACGCCGAAACCAAAAAATCGCGCAATAAACACAAACTACGAGGTCCAAATCGGACACGCGACTCACTATAATTCAACACGTGTCGCATCAACGTACCCAAGTCAGAAACGATTTCCCTGTCTGGTAGAAACACttttaaaaagcaaaaaaaaagaaTGGCCCATAGACTTTTTTAACCATCAAGACTCGCCACGTAACCGCTTCTAGACTTACTTACACGCGTGGTCCCCACAAGCTCTCACCAAATCGAATCACGAACTGACTGATCCATCGTCCACGTGCTCCCTCATTGAATCTCAGCCGTCCACGTCTCCCTTGAAATATCCAACCTACTTGAGAATTAGAGGCACATGTGGCACTGACATAAAAAACCATCCAACGGCTCTTATTAAATGCTTTATCCATCGTCTCTATATATATCGACACCTCTTCGGTTGTACCTTTTCACTTTCTGCTCTTTCTCTGTCACACTCTTTTCATGCATATGAACAAATTCATGAAATGAAactgtttttttattttcgttTCTTTTGAAATGGTTATGGATCAACTTACTGTTATCAAAACTATAGATTCTCGCCGCCGAAGGTTGAATATCCGGCGACTTAAGTACACTTGTGAATCTAATCCGAAGACGCATGTAGTAGAGAAGCGAAAATCTATGGAAGGTAGTGTTGGCGAAGCCAACTTAAGTAATTGCTCAACGGAGATATCGTTATCTTTAACGTCGTCGTCGGAGGAAAACGGATCAGCTGAAAACGAAGTCGTTTTGGCTGGTTATGGAAAGGACGACTCGGAAAAACCTGACGCTCCGGGGGGTTTTACGCGGATATGTTATGGATCGGTGTCCGTGATAGGGAGGAGGAAGGAGATGGAAGATGCGGTGAGAGTGGAGTTAGGTTTTACTACTAGAGGAGACGATAACTACGATTTTTTCGGTGTTTACGACGGTCACGGTGGAGCACGCGTGGCGGATGCTTGTAGGGAGAGGTTGCATCGAGTGCTTGAGGAGGAGATGGCGGAGGGGAAGGGAATAGATTGGGAGAATGTGATGGAGACGTGCTTTCGGAAGATGGATGAAGAAGTAGTGAAGGATAAGATGATGGGATCGACGGCGGTTGTGGCTGTGGTCGGCAAAGATGAGGTGGTGGTTGCGAATTGCGGGGATTCTAGGGCAGTGATTTGTAGAGCAGGGGTTGCTGTGCCATTGTCCGTTGATCATAAGGTAATTTTCGTCCATAAGGAAATTAGCCTTGATATACTCATAAAATACGAAGAAATAGTTGGTTTAATTTGTTCAAAATGAAATAATTGTAGAAATTCCCAAACGATATCTTCATACATGTCAATTTGGGAGCTTAGATCCAATGGTACGGTACATTAATACAGGCCACACATTGAATTATAATTTCGATTGAAGTAATTTAGTgacaaaaaaaagtacaaaactCAAATCAATTACGCATGGAGTAAAAATTTATTGTTCGATCTTGATATATTCGAGGAGTACGGTATTCCATGCGAGAATCGACTGCTATGAATCTTATGTATGCACTTTTTCGATTATATGTTGATACTGATTTGAGCTAGGAAATATAGGCATCGTTTCACTTGTTTATCAGTATGTTGACACCATTTTTAAACACAGCCGGAAAGACCTGATGAATTGGAGAGAGTAGAAGCTGCCGGTGGAAGAATTATAAACTGGAATGGACATCGTGTTTTAGGAGTACTTGCCACTTCTAGATCTATAGGTATGGAGAAAGTTTGCCCCCCATATGTGATTACAACCCATTTGGTTCAATACTTGCTTATGTttcttgttatatatatatctattacTATTATTTATGCTCCATGCCTAAAGTTAGGCCGAACTCCACCCAAGAGTGTTTTACATAGACAAATGATATTATAGCTCACTAGTTACTTGTGTGGAATGTGATGAACCAATTTAACTAAAAGGAGGTTAAACTTAGTTGTCATATTAATATTTGACCCAACCTGCACGCTAAGTCCATTGGACTTGAAGCGTGtacaataattgaaataaatggGGATTCGAACCCTAATCACTTATCTAACATGGAATGCTTGACACAATTGTTTTACATCTAGCTGAATGTTGACATATAAAAGTTTGGTGTTATTTCGAGTTGTAGTGTCATCATTATTGTAATGTTATTTTTTCTAATTAATCCGATTATTTGGTTCGATGTTGTTAAGGTAGAAGATGGGCGCTCtcccaattattattttttttcatacaCTAGacataataatattattgtatttatatatttcatGTAAATGCAACTAGATGATAATCATGTCAAACTTATTGCTTTTCTAATTTTGTGAATGCAAGTTAGAAAATGACACCTTAATCTTCATAGGGTAGACCAAATGTACCCACCAATCATAATCATATATGGTAAAATACATTTATGGTTATGACTAATTATTTCTTAACATAATATAACTTTATAATATTGtaatattaaaattgaaatcaacaaaaaaaaaattaacgaaATAATGACCTAAATAAGTTttactataattattatttttttatccatgtggctataaattataattaaatacttattttagTCTTTATCATTTTGTTCAAATGTTTAAAGGATATTTGTTTATTTAGACTTTAATGTTATAATACTGTAACGTTCAAGATTTTTATGACTAGAAATAAAGTTTAGGAGCCATACCCTTAATAGCCTTATAATTAAGGGACCATGAATATAATTTACCCTATGTTGCCGGTGTGCTATAGGCCTAAACACGAATTTGCATACATATAATATTAGTAGTGTTATAATTTAGATACCATGAATGTGATTATATGAACCAGCTTGGTCGCAGTAGGCCTAAACATGAATTTACATATAAGGAACTAGAGCATTGTAATAGATCAAACTCCTAATCATACATTGGTTTTAAAATTTGGATGCAGGTGATCAGTATCTGAAACCATTTGTAATATCAAAACCAGAAGTTACAGTGTGTAATCGagctgagaacgatgaattTCTAATACTAGCTAGTGATGGCTTATGGGATGTTGTTTCCAATGAAGTTGCATGCCAGATTGGGAGAAGATGTTTAAGTGGGAAAATGAGAAGGAAATCACAACAACAAGTAGTAAGTGAAGCTCGTGCAGCAGAGGCAGCAGCAGTTTTAGTAGAACTTGCTATTGCTCGAGGTAGCAAAGATAATATTAGTGTCATTGTGGTTGAGCTTAACAAATTTGCCAAAAAAACCTCACCCAATCGCTGCCAAGTGACACACTAGTCTCGCCCCGAACTGGTAAAAATCTTTTACCTTAGCCCTATGATTACTGAAGGAGCGCGGATTTAATAACCACATACAAAACAGTGCAGTTTTAGCATTTATGTGAAATTTCAAACCTCTTTAACAACCTTTGGCGTCCTTAATAAAACTTGAAATCACACTTTTCTGTTACTCATCTTCGTTTAACGAGATTTGAAATTACAATTACGGCTAAACATGTTAAGATTGCACTGTTTTGTACCTTACTCCTTTAACTAGTTTTCAGTTTTGGGATCATTCTGGTGTTATTTTAAAATCATGAAATGTACAAAAGCTGAGaatgtttattttgtttgtttctttctttctactgTGGAGCAAACCAAGGTTTTGGCTGGAGTTTGAGTTAATTTGATCATCTTGGAGGAGTACATACAGTGgttcatttgtttatttttcatGTAATAATAA
The DNA window shown above is from Euphorbia lathyris chromosome 1, ddEupLath1.1, whole genome shotgun sequence and carries:
- the LOC136223906 gene encoding protein phosphatase 2C 51-like, whose amino-acid sequence is MVMDQLTVIKTIDSRRRRLNIRRLKYTCESNPKTHVVEKRKSMEGSVGEANLSNCSTEISLSLTSSSEENGSAENEVVLAGYGKDDSEKPDAPGGFTRICYGSVSVIGRRKEMEDAVRVELGFTTRGDDNYDFFGVYDGHGGARVADACRERLHRVLEEEMAEGKGIDWENVMETCFRKMDEEVVKDKMMGSTAVVAVVGKDEVVVANCGDSRAVICRAGVAVPLSVDHKPERPDELERVEAAGGRIINWNGHRVLGVLATSRSIGDQYLKPFVISKPEVTVCNRAENDEFLILASDGLWDVVSNEVACQIGRRCLSGKMRRKSQQQVVSEARAAEAAAVLVELAIARGSKDNISVIVVELNKFAKKTSPNRCQVTH